In Myxococcus guangdongensis, one genomic interval encodes:
- a CDS encoding GNAT family N-acetyltransferase — MQRPGRADDYPTYARLFVELGLEDPPPPVSMWEQELASRTFLVEGPGGVVGYTSTEALGVMGYVGQLVVAPTARRQGLGRWMMLRSAERLRTQGCQHWCLMVVRDNTPALELYGSLGMRRARQATDLEVTRAHVATLPEAPRGLRVSPVESSDGEPLTEAFGMIPGKLARFSSLASHQLFKLTRGEGAATERLGVMDLRSGGVVLYPFFAVSLAHARALLEDAFTRVGPARQSLGVVMTDNPSLEDALRKAGARTRLETYELRGELPR; from the coding sequence GTGCAGAGACCCGGACGCGCCGACGATTACCCGACGTACGCCAGGCTGTTCGTGGAGCTGGGGCTGGAGGACCCTCCGCCGCCCGTATCCATGTGGGAGCAGGAGCTGGCGAGTCGCACCTTCCTCGTCGAGGGGCCGGGTGGGGTGGTGGGGTACACGTCCACGGAGGCCCTGGGTGTCATGGGGTACGTGGGCCAGCTCGTGGTGGCGCCCACCGCGCGCCGTCAGGGGCTGGGGCGGTGGATGATGCTGAGGTCGGCCGAGCGCCTCCGGACGCAGGGCTGCCAGCACTGGTGCCTCATGGTGGTGCGCGACAACACCCCGGCCCTGGAGCTCTACGGCTCGCTGGGGATGCGGCGCGCCCGGCAGGCCACCGACCTGGAGGTGACGCGGGCCCACGTGGCCACGCTGCCGGAGGCGCCCCGCGGCCTCCGGGTGTCGCCCGTGGAGTCATCGGATGGGGAGCCGCTGACGGAGGCCTTCGGGATGATTCCGGGCAAGCTCGCGCGCTTCTCTTCGCTGGCCTCGCACCAGCTCTTCAAGCTGACCCGAGGGGAGGGCGCGGCCACCGAGCGGCTGGGGGTGATGGACCTGCGCTCCGGCGGCGTGGTGCTCTACCCCTTCTTCGCGGTGTCCCTCGCACATGCGCGGGCGCTCCTGGAGGACGCCTTCACCCGCGTGGGGCCCGCGCGTCAGTCCCTGGGCGTGGTGATGACGGACAACCCATCCTTGGAGGACGCCCTGCGGAAGGCCGGAGCCCGCACGCGCCTGGAGACGTACGAGCTGCGCGGCGAACTCCCGCGCTGA
- a CDS encoding sigma-54-dependent transcriptional regulator, whose protein sequence is MTDANLPPSRGRILVVDDQRNMRATTALLLRAEHYTVFEAGTGEEALAHLSGGSMDLLLTDLKMEPMDGLTLLKRALEVAPRLQVIMMTAFGSIESAVEAMRLGAYDYVTKPFKESELRYRVERALERARLLRDVDNLATDFNERHGLSALVGRSAAMRDLTSRLMRVAQSDATVLIQGESGTGKELVARALHAHSRRKGRSFVPVNCAAISESLLESELFGHAKGAFTGAVKARRGLFEEADGGTLFIDEVTETSPTFQSKLLRALQEGEVRRVGESTALRVDVRTVAATNRDIEQEVREKRFRQDLYYRLNVVTLRVPPLRERLDDVPALAEHFLGRANTRSPNPRRLSAAAVTHLMSYDFPGNVRELENLVEQAAALSESDELLPEDFPLRQARLTPVAGTSALGMLDGPGSLPPGTSSGPTLAQVVEDAERRAIAQSLERHGVDLARVADELGVSSTTLWRKMKRLNLRPPNEVGRE, encoded by the coding sequence ATGACCGACGCGAACCTCCCGCCGTCCCGCGGACGCATCCTCGTCGTGGACGACCAGCGCAACATGCGCGCGACCACCGCGCTGCTCCTGCGCGCCGAGCACTACACCGTCTTCGAGGCGGGCACCGGCGAGGAAGCCCTGGCGCACCTGTCCGGCGGCAGCATGGACCTGCTCCTGACGGACTTGAAGATGGAGCCCATGGACGGGCTCACGCTCCTCAAGCGCGCGCTGGAGGTGGCCCCGCGGCTGCAGGTCATCATGATGACGGCCTTCGGCTCCATCGAGAGCGCGGTGGAGGCCATGCGCCTGGGTGCGTACGACTACGTCACCAAGCCCTTCAAGGAGAGCGAGCTGCGCTACCGCGTGGAGCGCGCCCTGGAGCGAGCGCGCCTGCTGCGCGACGTGGACAACCTGGCCACGGACTTCAACGAGCGCCACGGCCTGTCCGCGCTGGTGGGCCGCAGCGCCGCCATGAGGGACCTCACCTCGCGGCTGATGCGCGTGGCCCAGAGCGACGCCACGGTGCTCATCCAGGGCGAGAGCGGCACGGGCAAGGAGCTGGTGGCGCGCGCGCTCCACGCGCACAGCCGCCGCAAGGGGCGCTCCTTCGTGCCCGTCAACTGCGCGGCCATCAGCGAGTCGCTGCTGGAGAGCGAGCTGTTCGGCCACGCGAAGGGCGCCTTCACCGGCGCGGTGAAGGCCCGCCGGGGCCTGTTCGAGGAGGCTGACGGCGGCACGCTCTTCATCGACGAGGTGACGGAGACCAGCCCCACCTTCCAGTCGAAGCTCTTGCGCGCGCTGCAGGAGGGCGAGGTGCGCCGCGTGGGCGAGTCCACCGCGCTGCGCGTGGACGTGCGCACCGTGGCGGCCACCAACCGCGACATCGAGCAGGAGGTGCGTGAGAAGCGCTTCCGCCAGGACCTCTACTACCGCCTCAACGTGGTGACGCTGCGCGTGCCGCCCCTGCGTGAGCGCCTGGATGACGTGCCCGCGCTCGCCGAGCACTTCCTGGGGCGCGCCAACACCCGCAGCCCCAACCCCCGGCGCCTGTCCGCCGCCGCGGTGACGCACCTGATGAGCTACGACTTCCCGGGCAACGTGCGCGAGCTGGAGAACCTGGTGGAGCAGGCCGCCGCGCTCTCGGAGAGCGACGAGCTGTTGCCCGAGGACTTCCCGCTGCGCCAGGCCCGCCTGACGCCCGTCGCCGGCACCAGCGCCCTGGGCATGCTGGACGGCCCGGGCAGTCTGCCTCCTGGCACCAGCTCGGGGCCCACCCTGGCCCAGGTGGTCGAGGACGCCGAGCGCCGCGCCATCGCCCAGTCCCTGGAGCGCCACGGCGTGGACCTGGCCCGCGTCGCCGACGAGCTGGGCGTCTCCTCCACCACCCTGTGGCGCAAGATGAAGCGCCTCAACCTCCGGCCGCCCAACGAGGTGGGTCGGGAGTAG
- a CDS encoding NADH-quinone oxidoreductase subunit N, translating to MPLPNLTLADFLPLLPAIILVVGACILLLSEVFLSTTASRSYQAVLAVVSAVAAGAVAVSNMFEPAHEAFLGFGVLDPFSSFLTFVVCVGLGLASLSSVSFLRKRGAERGEFYALMLFAAAGMSLLALSNELITLFVNLEVLSIATYALTSYLRRGTRPSEAGFKYFILGAFSSAVLLYGAALLYGATGTTKLTAMAGPLSTALATQPALVYAGLILLGSGFAFKVAAVPFHMWTPDVYEGAPTPVTALMSAGVKAAAFAALVRVFLTVGKGIDPQMPLVLFSSLAFLTMVVGNLLAIPQRNVKRMLAYSSIAHAGYLLVGVAALFVTAPGEQFRLLGPSELTGGSPLELARSQALRGILFYLLAYTFSAVGAFTLVSVLERREDEEKGTAWDLERFSGLAQRRPGWAVAMAAFMLSLGGIPPTIGFMSKLLIFQSAVDSGLIGLAIIGVLSSAAGVYYYLRVVVYMFMRPVPEGAQALERSWSTELALVLSTAAVVVLGILPGPVTAWLEQASSLFGQ from the coding sequence TTGCCCCTGCCCAATCTCACCCTGGCAGACTTCCTCCCGCTGCTGCCCGCCATCATCCTGGTGGTGGGAGCGTGCATCCTGCTGCTGTCGGAGGTGTTCCTCAGCACCACCGCGTCGCGGTCCTACCAGGCCGTGCTCGCCGTGGTGTCGGCGGTGGCGGCCGGCGCCGTGGCCGTGTCCAACATGTTCGAGCCGGCGCACGAGGCGTTCCTCGGCTTCGGCGTGCTGGACCCGTTCTCCAGCTTCCTCACCTTCGTGGTGTGCGTGGGCCTGGGGCTGGCGTCGCTCAGCTCCGTGAGCTTCCTGCGCAAGCGCGGCGCGGAGCGCGGTGAGTTCTACGCGCTGATGCTCTTCGCCGCGGCGGGCATGAGCCTGCTGGCGCTGTCCAACGAGCTCATCACCCTGTTCGTCAACCTGGAGGTCCTCTCCATCGCCACGTACGCGCTGACGTCGTACCTGCGGCGCGGGACGCGGCCCTCCGAGGCGGGCTTCAAGTACTTCATCCTGGGCGCGTTCTCGTCCGCGGTGCTGCTGTACGGCGCGGCGCTCCTGTACGGCGCCACCGGCACCACCAAGCTGACGGCGATGGCCGGCCCGCTGTCCACGGCGCTCGCCACCCAGCCGGCGCTGGTCTACGCGGGCCTCATCCTCCTGGGCTCCGGCTTCGCCTTCAAGGTGGCCGCGGTGCCGTTCCACATGTGGACGCCGGACGTCTACGAGGGTGCCCCCACCCCCGTCACCGCGCTGATGAGCGCGGGCGTGAAGGCGGCGGCCTTCGCGGCGCTGGTGCGCGTGTTCCTGACGGTGGGCAAGGGCATCGACCCGCAGATGCCGCTGGTGCTGTTCTCGTCGCTGGCCTTCCTCACCATGGTGGTGGGCAACCTGCTGGCGATTCCGCAGCGCAACGTGAAGCGCATGCTGGCGTACTCGTCCATCGCGCACGCCGGCTACCTGCTGGTGGGCGTGGCGGCGCTCTTCGTGACGGCGCCGGGCGAGCAGTTCCGCCTGCTGGGACCGTCGGAGCTGACGGGTGGCTCGCCGCTGGAGCTGGCCCGCTCGCAGGCCCTGCGCGGCATCCTCTTCTACCTCTTGGCCTACACCTTCAGCGCGGTGGGCGCCTTCACCCTGGTCTCCGTGCTCGAGCGTCGCGAGGACGAGGAGAAGGGCACCGCCTGGGATTTGGAGCGCTTCAGCGGCCTGGCGCAGCGGCGTCCGGGTTGGGCCGTGGCGATGGCGGCGTTCATGCTGTCCCTGGGCGGGATTCCCCCCACCATCGGCTTCATGAGCAAGCTGCTCATCTTCCAGAGCGCAGTGGACTCGGGCCTCATCGGCCTGGCCATCATCGGCGTGCTGTCCAGCGCGGCGGGCGTCTATTACTACCTGCGCGTGGTGGTCTACATGTTCATGCGCCCGGTGCCCGAGGGCGCCCAGGCGCTGGAGCGCAGCTGGTCCACCGAGCTGGCCCTGGTGCTCTCCACCGCCGCCGTGGTGGTGCTGGGCATCCTCCCCGGCCCCGTCACCGCGTGGCTGGAGCAGGCCAGCAGCCTCTTCGGTCAGTAG
- a CDS encoding phosphoribosyltransferase, producing the protein MSGDVARARASGYDGAALQPELTAVATKRAAPGPKAQGKRKPTAKSSPKPSSSKKAPAKSRVASPSAAARAQAQKLVSIPSDMVLAPQAEAPRQPTGKDQSRKRTAGVLRELSWAQLDRAVQQMADDIRKSFQPEAVVGVAHGGVFVGGALASALGCAFHPVRISRRSRDRGDKAHPRGGPKPSNEMPRELKGKRVLIVDDVASSGDTLELAMALAREAGAKKVSTACLVAKPDAYAPQFAGISTGALVVFPWDYAPGTGDARFDEDPDKAGA; encoded by the coding sequence GTGAGCGGGGATGTGGCCAGGGCGCGCGCCTCGGGGTATGACGGGGCCGCACTTCAGCCGGAGCTCACCGCCGTGGCCACCAAGCGGGCAGCACCCGGGCCCAAGGCCCAGGGCAAGCGCAAGCCCACCGCGAAATCCTCCCCGAAGCCTTCGTCGTCGAAGAAGGCCCCCGCGAAGTCTCGCGTCGCGTCGCCGTCCGCGGCCGCGCGCGCGCAGGCGCAGAAGCTGGTCTCCATCCCATCGGACATGGTCCTGGCGCCTCAAGCGGAGGCCCCCCGTCAGCCGACGGGCAAGGACCAGTCGCGCAAGCGCACCGCGGGCGTGCTGCGCGAGCTGTCGTGGGCGCAGCTGGACCGCGCCGTGCAGCAGATGGCGGACGACATCCGCAAGTCCTTCCAGCCCGAGGCCGTGGTGGGCGTGGCCCATGGCGGCGTGTTCGTGGGCGGCGCGTTGGCGTCGGCGCTCGGGTGCGCGTTCCATCCGGTGCGCATCAGCCGCCGCAGCCGGGACCGCGGCGACAAGGCGCATCCGCGGGGCGGACCGAAGCCCTCGAACGAGATGCCGCGCGAGCTGAAGGGCAAGCGCGTGCTCATCGTCGACGACGTGGCGTCCAGCGGAGACACGCTGGAGCTGGCCATGGCGCTGGCGCGCGAGGCGGGGGCGAAGAAGGTGTCCACGGCGTGCCTGGTGGCGAAGCCGGATGCGTACGCGCCCCAGTTCGCGGGCATCTCCACGGGGGCGCTCGTCGTCTTCCCGTGGGACTACGCGCCCGGCACCGGCGACGCGCGCTTCGACGAGGACCCGGACAAGGCGGGCGCCTGA
- the selB gene encoding selenocysteine-specific translation elongation factor, with product MIVGTAGHIDHGKTSLVKALTGIDTDRLQEEKRRGITLELGFAHLTLDDGTLAGVVDVPGHERFVKAMAAGAGGVDLAVLVVASDEGVMPQTREHLDICSLLGVRAGVVALTKSDLLAEPGPEWRALVEADLAALTAGSFLEGAPVVPCSTRTGEGLVALRAALTRAVGSLGKRPSEGPTFLPVDRVFTLKGFGTVVTGTLLSGTVAVDDAVSLLPGTPGPLRVRGVQQHGRAVTRVEAGQRAAVNLPGVEPESLHRGQVLTRAGELPETRMLDVELTLLPSAPSPLPRRRKLLLHLGTAQVEATVALLDVERLEPGETTLAQLRLDAPVAALVGQRFILRGSRALPGRGATVAGGRVLSISPPRRRKGGASIVAPLREADPAGQVAWLLRQAGYAGLTQQALFGRSALGPKVLTRALELLGARGAVVLLDRESRLYLSGEVLEGLQGRALAVLAAFHEREPLREGLSREELRQRLSGELDARAFQRVLQGLGDAGKLEVERDLVRLKGRGRALSLGDEAARARLAAELSAAGLAPPTEGELSQKLQLPAPRLRELLKTLMAEGKVVRVSEELCFDAGSLGALKERLVAHLREKKDITTQSFKELVGQSRKFVIPLSEYFDREKVTLRVGEKRVLRRG from the coding sequence ATGATTGTCGGGACGGCGGGCCACATCGACCACGGCAAGACGTCGTTGGTGAAGGCCCTCACCGGCATCGACACGGACCGGCTCCAGGAGGAGAAGCGCCGGGGCATCACCCTGGAGCTGGGCTTCGCGCACCTGACGCTGGACGACGGCACCCTCGCGGGCGTCGTCGACGTGCCGGGCCACGAGCGCTTCGTGAAGGCGATGGCCGCGGGCGCGGGCGGCGTGGACCTGGCGGTGCTGGTGGTGGCGTCGGACGAGGGCGTGATGCCCCAGACGCGCGAGCACCTGGACATCTGCAGTCTGCTGGGCGTTCGCGCCGGCGTCGTCGCGCTCACCAAGTCGGACCTGCTGGCGGAGCCGGGGCCCGAGTGGCGCGCGCTGGTGGAGGCGGACCTCGCCGCGCTCACCGCGGGCTCGTTCCTGGAGGGCGCGCCGGTGGTGCCGTGCTCGACGCGCACGGGCGAGGGGCTCGTGGCGCTGCGCGCGGCGCTCACCCGGGCCGTGGGCTCGCTGGGCAAGCGCCCCTCGGAGGGGCCCACCTTCCTGCCGGTGGACCGCGTCTTCACCCTCAAGGGCTTCGGCACCGTGGTGACGGGCACGCTCCTGTCGGGCACGGTGGCGGTGGACGACGCGGTGTCGCTCCTGCCAGGCACGCCCGGGCCGCTGCGCGTGCGCGGGGTGCAGCAGCATGGGCGCGCGGTGACGCGGGTGGAGGCGGGCCAGCGCGCCGCGGTGAATCTGCCCGGCGTGGAGCCGGAGTCGCTCCACCGGGGGCAGGTGCTGACGCGCGCAGGAGAGCTGCCCGAGACGCGCATGCTCGACGTGGAGCTGACGCTGCTCCCCTCCGCGCCGTCGCCCCTGCCGCGCCGCCGCAAGCTGCTGTTGCACCTGGGCACCGCGCAGGTGGAGGCCACGGTGGCGCTGCTGGACGTGGAGCGGCTGGAGCCCGGCGAGACGACGCTCGCGCAGCTGCGCCTGGACGCACCGGTGGCCGCGCTCGTGGGGCAGCGCTTCATCCTGCGGGGCTCACGCGCGCTGCCGGGGCGGGGCGCGACGGTGGCGGGCGGGCGCGTGCTGTCGATTTCCCCGCCCAGGCGCCGCAAGGGTGGCGCGTCCATCGTGGCGCCGTTGCGAGAAGCGGACCCGGCGGGGCAGGTGGCGTGGCTGCTCCGGCAGGCGGGCTACGCGGGGCTCACGCAGCAGGCGCTGTTCGGCCGCTCGGCGCTGGGACCCAAGGTGCTCACGCGCGCGCTGGAGCTCCTGGGCGCGCGGGGCGCGGTGGTGCTGTTGGACCGGGAGAGCCGGCTGTACCTGTCCGGCGAGGTGCTCGAGGGGCTGCAAGGCCGGGCGCTCGCGGTGCTGGCGGCCTTCCACGAGCGTGAGCCCTTGCGTGAGGGCTTGTCCCGCGAAGAGCTTCGTCAGCGGCTGTCCGGCGAGTTGGATGCGCGGGCCTTCCAGCGGGTGTTGCAGGGGCTGGGGGACGCGGGGAAGCTGGAGGTCGAGCGGGACCTGGTGCGCCTGAAGGGGCGCGGACGCGCGCTGTCGTTGGGGGACGAGGCGGCGCGGGCGCGGCTCGCCGCGGAGCTGTCCGCGGCGGGGCTGGCGCCGCCCACCGAGGGCGAGCTGTCCCAGAAGCTCCAGCTCCCGGCGCCCCGCCTGCGCGAGCTGCTGAAAACATTGATGGCCGAAGGCAAGGTGGTCCGCGTCAGCGAGGAGCTGTGCTTCGACGCGGGCAGTCTGGGGGCCTTGAAGGAACGGCTGGTTGCCCACCTGCGCGAGAAGAAGGACATTACCACCCAGTCCTTCAAGGAATTGGTGGGACAGAGCCGCAAGTTCGTCATCCCTCTGTCCGAGTACTTCGACCGGGAGAAGGTGACGCTCCGGGTGGGCGAGAAGCGGGTTCTGCGTCGCGGATGA
- a CDS encoding ATP-binding protein: protein MSTSHYSEASLRALIEPFGNPVLAVVDGRVSSANDAYLALVGLPRERVEGRSVMDFVQPEERSRLVERYRLVESGGAMEARTQVYQVPSADGATREVALYASRIPLEDGRHALLLNLLPLTDKPPELSMAERLVETSASLVSAHSEDAVRRVALKGLEAAGFRVRLLRWDGLRLNALDGGAPPPDVALGLEALSDGRPVFGGAERASPTHVYLPVGGPQVEVLRVEGPWVAPRHGSVLTLFAKVVGAALTDARVQSDSTRSRWEVGAVAEMARFVARPIPPTPEDFLSRVSELLLAEAAVLHLTRETEGPLVLSAHVGLTEVVGPGGDVARLGGVMGGSVPDALDGDLTSEAQAQALREASQGTLGSGAAVRLARGGEACGVLQVLRAPDRPFDARDVRLLGTLSELLVTLLEQRRLRSESERQLTETRLLLDLARTTSGVLETSSILDVASDFLVHLLDVSNCYIMLYDESAKVLRGAAASAAHRDFFRTVVLSLSSDSVASRAARERKPVVIEDVEASGGGFNPQLVQRFGEKALLALPLTSREELIGVVLVDDTRRARTFSPELVELAEATCGQLSLSIANARLYESLWASYAELAATRAEMVKRERLAALGELSAIVAHEVRNPLGVIFNAVASLRRLLEPSGDAAMLLDILGEESDRLNRMVGDLLDYTRPRDPVLQHEDLSRVLQDSLEAARAQGGAPDRPVRIDAEVEQGLPPVPMDRRLIRQALVNVAVNAIQSMPQGGLVQVRARREAHAGREQLRIDVADQGPGIPAELLHRVFEPFFTTKAQGTGLGLAVVKRILEEHRGEIAVDSTPGRGTTFTFRLPLSQPPSFP from the coding sequence ATGAGCACCAGCCACTACAGCGAGGCGTCGCTGCGCGCCCTCATCGAGCCCTTCGGCAACCCCGTGCTCGCGGTGGTGGACGGGCGTGTGTCCTCGGCCAATGACGCCTACCTCGCGCTGGTGGGGCTGCCCCGCGAGCGGGTGGAGGGGCGCTCCGTCATGGACTTCGTCCAGCCCGAGGAGCGCAGCCGGCTCGTCGAGCGCTACCGCCTGGTGGAGTCCGGCGGGGCCATGGAGGCGAGGACGCAGGTCTACCAGGTGCCCTCGGCTGACGGCGCCACGCGCGAGGTCGCCCTCTACGCGTCCCGAATCCCGCTGGAGGACGGGCGGCACGCGCTGCTGCTCAACCTGCTGCCGCTGACGGACAAGCCCCCCGAGCTGTCCATGGCGGAGCGGCTGGTGGAGACCTCCGCGAGCCTGGTGTCCGCGCACTCCGAGGACGCGGTGCGACGGGTGGCCCTCAAGGGCCTGGAGGCCGCGGGCTTCCGGGTGCGGCTCTTGCGCTGGGACGGTCTGCGGCTCAACGCGCTCGATGGCGGCGCGCCTCCGCCGGACGTGGCCCTGGGGCTGGAGGCGCTGTCGGACGGGCGCCCCGTGTTCGGCGGCGCGGAGCGGGCCTCGCCCACGCACGTGTACCTGCCCGTCGGCGGCCCCCAGGTGGAGGTCCTTCGGGTGGAGGGGCCGTGGGTGGCGCCCCGGCATGGCTCGGTGCTGACGCTCTTCGCGAAGGTGGTGGGCGCGGCGCTGACGGACGCGCGCGTGCAGTCGGACAGCACGCGCAGCCGGTGGGAGGTGGGGGCCGTCGCGGAGATGGCGCGCTTCGTGGCTCGGCCGATTCCACCCACGCCCGAGGACTTCCTCTCGCGCGTGTCGGAGCTGCTGCTGGCGGAGGCCGCGGTGCTGCACCTGACACGGGAGACGGAGGGGCCCCTGGTGCTGTCGGCCCACGTCGGCCTGACGGAGGTGGTGGGCCCGGGCGGCGACGTGGCGCGGCTGGGGGGGGTGATGGGCGGCTCGGTGCCGGACGCGTTGGATGGCGACCTCACCAGCGAGGCGCAGGCCCAGGCGCTGCGCGAGGCTTCGCAAGGCACGTTGGGCAGTGGCGCGGCGGTGCGACTGGCGCGAGGCGGCGAGGCGTGCGGCGTGCTCCAGGTGCTGCGCGCGCCGGACCGTCCCTTCGACGCGCGAGACGTGCGGCTGCTCGGGACGCTGTCGGAGCTGCTGGTGACGTTGCTCGAGCAGCGCCGGCTGCGCTCGGAGTCCGAACGCCAGCTGACCGAGACGCGGCTGCTCCTGGATTTGGCCCGGACGACGTCGGGCGTGCTGGAGACCTCGAGCATCCTCGACGTGGCGTCGGACTTCCTCGTCCACCTGCTGGACGTCTCCAACTGCTACATCATGCTGTACGACGAGAGCGCGAAGGTGCTCCGGGGCGCGGCGGCCTCCGCGGCGCACCGCGACTTCTTCCGCACGGTGGTGTTGTCGCTCTCCAGCGACAGCGTGGCATCGCGCGCCGCGCGCGAGCGCAAGCCGGTGGTCATCGAGGACGTGGAGGCCTCTGGCGGCGGCTTCAATCCGCAGCTCGTCCAGCGCTTCGGGGAGAAGGCGCTCCTGGCGCTGCCGCTCACCTCGCGCGAGGAGCTCATCGGCGTGGTGCTGGTGGACGACACGCGCCGCGCGCGCACGTTCAGCCCGGAGCTGGTGGAGCTGGCGGAGGCCACGTGTGGCCAGCTGTCACTCTCCATCGCCAACGCGCGCCTGTACGAATCGCTGTGGGCCAGCTACGCGGAGCTGGCCGCCACGCGCGCGGAGATGGTGAAGCGCGAGCGGCTGGCCGCCCTGGGCGAGCTGTCCGCCATCGTCGCCCACGAGGTGCGAAACCCCCTGGGCGTCATCTTCAACGCGGTGGCCTCGCTGCGCCGGCTCCTGGAGCCCTCGGGCGACGCGGCCATGCTGCTGGACATCCTGGGCGAGGAGAGCGACCGCCTCAACCGCATGGTGGGCGACTTGCTCGACTACACGCGGCCCCGCGACCCGGTGCTCCAGCACGAGGACTTGAGCCGCGTGCTGCAGGACTCGCTGGAGGCGGCGCGCGCGCAGGGTGGGGCGCCGGACCGGCCCGTGCGCATCGACGCGGAGGTGGAGCAGGGCCTGCCGCCCGTGCCCATGGACCGCCGGCTCATCCGCCAGGCGCTGGTCAACGTGGCGGTCAACGCCATCCAGTCCATGCCGCAGGGGGGCCTGGTGCAGGTGCGCGCGCGCCGTGAGGCCCACGCGGGCCGGGAGCAGCTGCGCATCGACGTGGCGGACCAGGGGCCGGGGATTCCCGCCGAGCTGCTCCACCGCGTCTTCGAACCCTTCTTCACCACCAAGGCCCAGGGCACCGGCCTGGGGCTGGCTGTCGTGAAACGAATCCTCGAGGAGCACCGCGGCGAAATCGCCGTGGACAGCACCCCCGGTCGCGGTACCACCTTCACCTTCCGGCTTCCCCTCTCGCAGCCCCCGTCCTTCCCATGA